A stretch of Actinomycetota bacterium DNA encodes these proteins:
- a CDS encoding DNA-3-methyladenine glycosylase 2 family protein, giving the protein MRDVIDAVGPLGLRPGSRGDHFTTLLRAIIGQQLSAKAAETIWGRLVALHADQRRLRPEDVLAMDEAQMRAVGMSAAKTASAKDLARRVADGSLRLDRMSRLDDDAVIAQLIAVRGIGRWTAEMFLMFKLGRPDVWPVTDLGIRNAVRRVYGIEPTPAAMAEIAEPWRPHRSAASWYLWRSLDLEAL; this is encoded by the coding sequence ATGCGCGACGTCATCGATGCGGTCGGGCCTCTCGGGCTCCGACCCGGCTCCCGAGGCGACCACTTCACCACGCTGCTGCGAGCGATCATCGGGCAGCAGCTGTCCGCGAAGGCGGCCGAGACGATCTGGGGACGGCTCGTCGCCCTGCACGCCGACCAGCGGCGGCTGCGGCCGGAGGACGTCCTGGCGATGGACGAGGCGCAGATGAGGGCGGTCGGCATGTCCGCTGCGAAGACGGCGTCCGCGAAGGACCTGGCCCGCCGGGTGGCGGACGGCTCCCTGCGACTGGACCGGATGTCGCGGCTCGACGACGACGCGGTGATCGCCCAGCTGATCGCCGTCCGGGGGATCGGGCGCTGGACCGCCGAGATGTTCCTGATGTTCAAGCTCGGACGCCCCGACGTCTGGCCGGTGACCGACCTCGGCATCCGCAACGCGGTGCGGCGCGTCTACGGGATCGAGCCGACGCCGGCGGCGATGGCCGAGATCGCCGAGCCCTGGCGTCCGCACCGGTCGGCGGCGTCGTGGTACCTGTGGCGGAGCCTGGACCTGGAGGCCCTGTGA
- a CDS encoding alpha/beta hydrolase — protein MDERFASVGGLEICYEEIGSPADPPMLLIMGLGAQSISWPDGFCTLLADRGLRVIRYDNRDVGRSTVLSHLGSPDLRAVSERTQPPPYTLHDMAADAVGLLDALGIYEAHVVGASLGGVVAQFVALDHPGRVRSLGLVMTHPGRDLADPPAPEAAAVLTTPRARTLDARIEQLLHAHRVVGSRGELADPERVRELAVRTWERGWHPEGFARQLAAIVATPGRLAELSGLAMPVVVVHGEADGLVPVSNGHRLAEAIPHARLVTFPEMGHDLPAPLWEPICDAIASNARAGLRTPTQNA, from the coding sequence ATGGACGAGCGCTTCGCGAGCGTGGGCGGACTCGAGATCTGCTACGAGGAGATCGGCTCCCCGGCCGATCCGCCGATGCTCCTGATCATGGGCCTCGGCGCCCAGTCGATCTCATGGCCGGACGGGTTCTGCACGCTCCTCGCCGACCGGGGCCTGCGCGTGATCCGCTACGACAACCGCGACGTCGGGAGGTCGACCGTGCTGAGCCACCTCGGCTCCCCCGACCTGCGGGCCGTGTCCGAACGCACCCAGCCGCCCCCCTACACGCTGCACGACATGGCCGCCGACGCCGTCGGCCTGCTGGACGCGCTGGGCATCTACGAGGCCCACGTGGTCGGAGCCTCGCTCGGCGGCGTCGTCGCCCAGTTCGTCGCCCTGGACCACCCCGGACGCGTGCGCTCGCTGGGCCTCGTGATGACCCACCCGGGCCGGGACCTGGCCGATCCCCCGGCGCCGGAGGCCGCCGCGGTCCTGACCACCCCCCGCGCCCGGACCCTCGACGCCCGGATCGAGCAGCTCCTGCACGCGCATCGCGTCGTGGGGAGCCGGGGCGAGCTCGCCGACCCGGAGCGCGTACGCGAGCTGGCCGTCCGGACGTGGGAGCGGGGTTGGCACCCCGAGGGGTTCGCCCGCCAGCTGGCCGCGATCGTGGCCACGCCGGGACGACTCGCAGAGCTGAGCGGCCTCGCGATGCCGGTAGTCGTCGTGCACGGCGAGGCGGACGGCCTCGTCCCGGTCTCGAACGGACACAGGCTCGCCGAAGCCATCCCCCACGCCCGGCTCGTCACCTTCCCCGAGATGGGACACGACCTCCCCGCCCCCCTCTGGGAGCCGATCTGCGACGCGATCGCGTCGAACGCGCGAGCAGGACTCCGCACCCCGACGCAGAACGCTTAG